Proteins encoded within one genomic window of Dyadobacter chenhuakuii:
- a CDS encoding glycosyltransferase, protein MRQYSIIIPVYNRPDELQELLECLVHQTIKHFEVIIVEDGSKIMADAVVKSFEDKLNIKYFFKENGGQGFARNHGFERASGDYFILLDSDALVEPDYLAVVEQKLNTHYVDLYGGPDTDHPSFTPIQKAISYSMTSVFTTGGIRGKKNNMGGTFHPRSFNMGLSRQVWEKTGGFLTSRMGEDILFSIAALRLGFRSALIPEAFIYHKRRTQFIPFFRQLKFFGRARINIARFYPDELKLVHTFPLLFTLAVCSIPLWFLIFKPFFYLGLIGLATYIALLFIDAFRKTGSAEVAFLGIGAAFVQLFGYGIGFMEEGWKRLFEKKSHRETGATIEYPS, encoded by the coding sequence ATGCGCCAATACTCCATCATCATCCCTGTCTACAACCGTCCCGACGAGTTGCAGGAATTGCTGGAATGTCTTGTGCACCAGACTATTAAGCATTTTGAGGTGATCATTGTGGAAGATGGCTCAAAAATCATGGCGGATGCGGTTGTAAAATCTTTTGAAGATAAACTGAACATTAAATACTTCTTCAAAGAAAACGGTGGGCAGGGCTTTGCCAGAAACCACGGTTTCGAGCGTGCTTCGGGAGACTATTTTATTCTGCTGGATTCAGATGCGCTGGTTGAACCTGACTATCTGGCTGTTGTCGAGCAAAAGCTAAATACGCACTACGTCGATCTGTACGGTGGCCCCGACACAGATCATCCTTCTTTTACGCCTATACAAAAAGCGATCAGCTATTCCATGACCTCCGTTTTCACGACGGGTGGGATCAGGGGAAAGAAAAATAACATGGGCGGAACATTCCATCCCAGAAGCTTTAATATGGGCCTTTCCAGGCAGGTTTGGGAAAAAACAGGAGGATTTTTAACAAGCCGGATGGGAGAGGACATTTTGTTCAGCATTGCTGCTCTACGGCTCGGATTTCGCTCTGCATTGATCCCGGAAGCATTCATTTACCACAAGCGCCGCACGCAATTCATACCATTTTTCAGACAACTGAAATTTTTTGGAAGAGCCAGGATCAACATTGCCCGGTTTTACCCGGATGAACTGAAACTCGTGCACACATTCCCGCTGCTTTTTACCTTGGCAGTTTGCAGCATCCCCCTCTGGTTTTTGATCTTCAAGCCATTCTTCTATTTGGGCCTGATTGGATTAGCCACATACATTGCACTTCTTTTTATAGATGCATTCAGAAAAACAGGCAGCGCTGAGGTTGCATTTCTGGGCATAGGAGCCGCTTTTGTCCAGCTCTTCGGCTACGGAATCGGCTTTATGGAAGAAGGATGGAAACGGCTTTTCGAAAAAAAATCGCACCGGGAAACCGGCGCGACCATCGAATATCCATCATAA
- the hemL gene encoding glutamate-1-semialdehyde 2,1-aminomutase yields MNIATSQHLFEKAQHFIPGGVNSPVRAFRAVGGSPVFIKSAKGPYVYDEDDNEYIELINSWGPMILGHANELIQKAVYDAIQHSFSFGAPTRREVEMAELIVSMVPSIEKVRMVNSGTEATMSAIRVARGFTGRDKIIKFEGCYHGHGDSFLIAAGSGAVTFGTPDSPGVTKGVANDTLTAPFNDLEAVQTLVNANKNAIAALILEPVVGNMGCVLPAEGFLQGLRTICDEEGIVLILDEVMTGFRLAKGGAQERFGITPDLTTLGKIIGGGMPVGAYGGRADIMNKVSPAGPVYQAGTLSGNPIAMAAGLTMLNYLNDHPEVYTQLEASGEKLSTGFKASMQKLGLNYTLNHIGSMYTLFFTDQPVTDFPSAKSSDLPLFGRYFHAMLDRGIYMGPSQFESMFLSTALEDKHLDKIITANEESLKEILDL; encoded by the coding sequence GTAAATTCTCCCGTCCGCGCGTTTCGTGCAGTAGGCGGTTCGCCCGTTTTTATCAAGTCAGCCAAGGGGCCTTATGTTTACGACGAGGATGATAATGAGTATATAGAATTAATCAATTCCTGGGGCCCAATGATCCTGGGACATGCTAACGAATTGATACAAAAGGCAGTTTACGATGCCATTCAGCATTCATTCTCTTTCGGTGCGCCAACGCGCCGGGAGGTGGAGATGGCTGAGCTTATCGTAAGTATGGTGCCTTCGATCGAAAAGGTAAGAATGGTAAATTCGGGCACTGAGGCTACAATGTCTGCGATCCGGGTGGCCAGAGGTTTTACAGGAAGAGATAAGATTATCAAATTTGAAGGCTGCTATCATGGCCACGGCGACAGCTTTTTAATAGCTGCGGGCAGCGGTGCCGTCACTTTCGGCACACCGGATAGCCCGGGCGTTACAAAAGGTGTGGCAAATGACACATTAACAGCACCATTTAATGATCTTGAAGCAGTTCAAACGCTCGTAAATGCCAACAAGAATGCAATTGCAGCATTGATCCTTGAACCTGTGGTTGGTAACATGGGCTGCGTCCTTCCTGCCGAAGGTTTTTTGCAGGGTTTGCGTACAATATGTGATGAGGAAGGAATCGTCCTGATCCTGGACGAAGTAATGACAGGCTTCCGTTTGGCAAAGGGCGGAGCACAGGAAAGATTCGGAATTACACCCGATCTAACAACGTTAGGAAAAATTATAGGTGGAGGAATGCCCGTAGGAGCTTACGGAGGCAGGGCTGACATTATGAACAAGGTGTCGCCAGCCGGTCCGGTTTACCAGGCAGGGACGCTGTCTGGCAACCCGATTGCGATGGCAGCGGGGCTAACCATGCTGAATTATCTGAACGATCATCCGGAAGTTTATACGCAACTGGAAGCATCGGGAGAGAAGTTATCAACAGGTTTCAAGGCATCCATGCAGAAGTTGGGTTTAAACTATACATTAAACCACATCGGCTCCATGTATACGCTCTTCTTCACGGATCAGCCCGTAACAGACTTTCCATCTGCAAAGTCGTCAGACCTTCCATTATTTGGCAGATATTTCCACGCTATGCTAGACCGGGGCATCTACATGGGCCCATCCCAATTCGAAAGCATGTTCCTATCCACTGCATTGGAAGACAAACACTTAGATAAAATCATAACGGCTAATGAAGAATCACTAAAAGAGATTCTAGATCTATAA
- the hisS gene encoding histidine--tRNA ligase, with the protein MSKPSLARGTRDFGPEQMAKRTFIFDTIRRSFQRYGFLPLETPAFENLSVLMGKYGDEGDQLLFKILNSGDFSGKLTDADWQEGSKPLTSKISEKGLRYDLTVPFARYVVMNRGTLVMPFKRYQIQPVWRADRPQKGRYREFYQCDADVVGTDSLLCEAEIVLLLHEILPALGINDFTVKINNRKILTGIADMIGAHGMEGPLCVAIDKLDKIGKDKVVEELVERGFSSDSVTQLDPVFSLSDGDEPFTALKNWLGSSEIAMKGVQELEEVWDLVKTLGLENPKIQFDVTLARGLSYYTGAIFEVKANNVQIGSISGGGRYDNLTGTFGVPGISGVGISLGVDRIYDVMEELNLFPENQKTATKVMISNFDQPAFRFGLSILPKLRAAGINAEIYPDSVKLKKQLDYADRKNIPFVILIGSDEMETGQLTLRNMKTGEQQKLNINDIIASLAEKNN; encoded by the coding sequence ATGAGTAAACCATCCCTTGCCCGCGGAACCCGAGACTTCGGTCCCGAACAAATGGCAAAACGTACTTTTATTTTTGACACCATCCGCCGCTCTTTCCAACGATATGGATTTTTGCCTTTGGAAACACCAGCCTTCGAAAACCTCTCGGTTCTAATGGGCAAATATGGCGATGAAGGCGATCAGCTTTTGTTCAAAATACTGAACTCCGGAGATTTTAGCGGAAAGCTTACTGATGCGGACTGGCAGGAAGGTTCAAAACCATTAACTTCGAAAATTTCTGAAAAAGGACTGCGTTACGACCTTACGGTTCCCTTCGCCCGTTATGTGGTGATGAACCGGGGAACATTGGTGATGCCTTTTAAAAGATATCAGATCCAGCCTGTCTGGCGTGCAGACCGTCCGCAAAAAGGCCGTTACCGTGAATTTTATCAATGTGATGCAGATGTTGTAGGAACCGATTCGCTGCTTTGCGAAGCGGAGATCGTTTTGCTTCTGCACGAGATCTTACCTGCATTAGGGATCAATGATTTTACCGTGAAGATCAATAACCGGAAAATCCTCACAGGCATTGCGGACATGATCGGTGCCCATGGGATGGAAGGCCCGCTTTGCGTTGCGATTGATAAATTGGATAAAATAGGAAAAGATAAAGTCGTTGAAGAGCTCGTTGAACGTGGCTTTTCCAGCGACAGTGTTACGCAACTTGACCCAGTTTTTAGTCTTTCCGATGGTGACGAACCTTTTACGGCTTTGAAAAACTGGCTGGGGAGTTCGGAAATTGCAATGAAGGGCGTGCAGGAGTTGGAAGAAGTTTGGGATCTCGTAAAAACCCTCGGGCTGGAAAATCCTAAGATCCAATTTGATGTAACATTGGCGCGCGGCCTTTCCTATTATACAGGGGCTATTTTCGAAGTGAAAGCGAACAATGTTCAAATTGGCAGCATTTCCGGCGGTGGTCGTTATGATAATTTGACGGGCACTTTTGGCGTTCCAGGCATTTCCGGCGTAGGCATTTCGCTCGGCGTCGACCGGATTTATGATGTCATGGAAGAACTCAATCTCTTTCCTGAAAACCAAAAGACGGCAACTAAGGTTATGATTTCAAACTTTGACCAGCCAGCATTCCGTTTCGGGTTGTCTATCTTGCCAAAGCTGAGAGCAGCGGGCATTAATGCTGAAATTTACCCTGATTCGGTAAAACTTAAAAAGCAGCTGGATTATGCCGACAGGAAGAACATTCCGTTCGTTATTTTGATAGGGTCGGATGAAATGGAAACGGGTCAGCTGACTTTGAGAAATATGAAAACAGGCGAGCAGCAGAAGCTAAATATTAACGACATCATTGCGTCACTCGCCGAAAAAAATAACTAA
- a CDS encoding class I SAM-dependent methyltransferase: protein MKSIISLVLRYIPRPYLQLVGHWVARFLSIFYIGNQVECPVCESRYRKFLPYGRNTSSRENALCPSCLSLERHRLMGLYLKRKTNFFTANLKVLHVAPEYCFIDRFEQMKNLDYITADIESPLAKVKMDIHSIPFPENTFDVAFCNHVMEHVDDYILAMSELHRVLKPGGWALIQSPQDMKYEVTYEDATITDPKEREKYFLQNDHLRLFGRNYGRELEKGGFTVKEDRFVMDELTKAEVSRYALPGEEIVYFCQKAL, encoded by the coding sequence ATGAAATCCATCATTAGTTTAGTATTAAGGTATATTCCCCGGCCCTATCTGCAACTGGTCGGACATTGGGTTGCCCGTTTTCTCAGCATTTTTTACATTGGTAATCAGGTTGAATGTCCTGTTTGCGAAAGCCGTTACCGGAAATTCCTGCCTTACGGCCGCAACACTTCCAGCCGTGAGAACGCACTTTGCCCGAGTTGCCTTTCCTTAGAGCGACATAGGCTAATGGGTCTATATCTTAAAAGAAAAACCAATTTCTTTACCGCCAACCTCAAAGTCCTGCACGTAGCACCAGAATATTGCTTCATAGATCGCTTCGAGCAGATGAAAAACCTGGATTATATTACAGCTGACATTGAGTCACCATTGGCAAAGGTGAAGATGGATATTCATTCGATTCCGTTCCCAGAAAATACATTTGACGTTGCCTTTTGTAATCACGTAATGGAGCACGTGGACGATTATATTCTGGCGATGAGCGAGCTGCACCGTGTTCTAAAACCTGGCGGCTGGGCATTGATCCAATCGCCACAGGACATGAAGTATGAAGTGACTTATGAAGATGCCACCATTACAGATCCCAAGGAAAGGGAAAAGTACTTTTTACAAAATGACCATTTGCGGTTATTTGGACGAAATTATGGTCGCGAGTTGGAGAAAGGTGGTTTTACTGTTAAGGAGGACCGATTTGTGATGGATGAGCTGACCAAAGCGGAGGTTAGCCGGTATGCTTTGCCTGGTGAGGAGATCGTTTATTTTTGCCAGAAGGCGTTGTGA